A genomic window from Betta splendens chromosome 17, fBetSpl5.4, whole genome shotgun sequence includes:
- the ptmab gene encoding prothymosin alpha-B: MADADVDSVSDISAKDLKEKKQVEDKENGKDAATNGKENEENGDPDVDEDDEEEEEVDEEEEEDDGDGEEEDEEEDEDELEGGGKRAADYDEDDVSPKKQKTDD; the protein is encoded by the exons ATGGCAGACGCAGATGTTGACTCCGTCTCGGACATCTCTGCCAAG GACctgaaagagaagaagcaggtggaggacaAGGAGAACGGCAAAGATGCTGCCACCAACGGAAAG GAGAACGAGGAGAACGGTGACCCCGACGTAGATGAAGATgacgaagaggaagaagaagtggacgaagaggaggaggaagatgatggagaTG gtgaagaggaggatgaagaggaagatgaagatgagctTGAAGGCGGCGGGAAACGGGCAGCTGACTATGACGAG gACGACGTCTCACCCAAGAAGCAGAAAACCGACGATTGA